Part of the Marinobacterium rhizophilum genome is shown below.
GTCAGGTTGGCATACGCTGACACACTGACCAGGTTGATGCCGGCTTTTTCGGCCATCTGTGCGGTGCGCGTGGCGTCTTCCAGGTTGATACCACCGGGCAGGTCAAGCTCGGTGGCGTCTATTCGCATCCACAATGGGAACTCAACGCCTACCCGCGCACGGATGGCGGCAATGACGTCAAGCAGCAGACGCATGCGGTTCTCAAGGGAACCGCCGTATTCATCGTCCCGCTGGTTGTAGTAGGGCGACAGGAAGCCTGCAAGGATGTAGGAGTGGCCAGCATGAATTTCAACACCGTCGAATCCGGCTTTCTGGGCGCGCTCGGCGGCGGCGGCGAACCATTCCACCATCTGGGCAATGTCGTCCCTGTCCATCACGCGGATGCGCACGCCGCCTTTATCACGGCCCTTGGATGAGCTGATAAAGCGCCCGAGCTCGGACTGCGTCAGGGCGTTGAACATGTCGGTCTTGACCGCGGGCGGCATGGATGGCACCCAGAGTTCGCGGCCTTCGGCCAGGTCGCGCACCGAAGTCTTGCCAGCGTGCTGCAGCTGGATGGCGATCTTGGCGCCATGTTTGTGAACTCGGTCGGTGAGCTGTTTCAGGCCCGGAATAAAGTCATCCGACGAAATGCCCACCTGGTAGGGTTCGGCAGTGCCGGCGGGATAGGCGATGGAGCCGACGCCCATGGTCAGAAGACCGGCACCGCCCAGGGCGCGGGCTTCGTAGAATGCCTGAATGCGTTCGCCGCAACGGCCGTCGGCTTCCGCATAGTTGGAGCCCATTGGCGCCATCAGTAGGCGGTTACGCAGTTCCAGCGCGCCGATACGCCCCGGTGATAGAAGATGTTGATAGGCTGCCATAGGGCATTCCTCCTGAATTGGGTCAGAGTATGGCGGTGTACTCAGCCCCTGGTCAAAAAGTCGAGGCAGCTGCGGTTGAACAGATCGGTGTGCTCGACCTGGACCCAGTGACCGCAGCGGTTCAGCATCAGAAAGCGGGCCTGCGGTGCGTGTTCCAGAAACTTGAACATGCCAGCCGGGGGGTTGAAACGGTCGTTACTGCCCCAGAAGCCCAGGATAGGGCAGCGCAGTTCGCCCAGACGCTCGGTCATGTTGGGTACCAGCATGGTGGAGAAAAGATTGGCGGGCTGGGTCGCGGCCACGGCGGCGCGTTCGGCCAGCAGGCTGTCCTGCAGCTGGGTGGCATCGAACAGTTGCAGCTTCATCACCTGACGCATTTCCTCCACACCCATGGGGCCCTGGCCGTAAACCTCGACCATGCGCTGGATGCCTTCCATCTGGAAGTAGGTTTCACGTTCCTCGACGCCGCCGGGGGCCATCAGGATCAGGCGCTCGACGCTATCAGGGTAGTTCAGCGCCTGGCCCAGGGCGATGGCTCCGCCCAGGGAGTTGCCCAGCAGAGTGCAGCGCTCGATGCCGGTGTGCTGCAGGAACAGGTTCAGGCACTGCACAAAAAATTCCAGGCGGTACTCGATATCATCGGGTTTGTCTGAACGGCCGAAGCCCGGCAGGTCGAGGATGATGTTGCGATAGCCGGCCTCGACAAAGGCCGGGTAGTTAGTTTTGAAGTTGCTGAAGCCGCTGGCACCGGGGCCGCTGCCATGCAGCCAGAGCACTACCGGGCCTGTGCCCTCGTCGAGGTAGTGCAGTCGGATGCCGTTGGTCAATTCGGCATACTGGCCGGCCGGGAGTGACAGATCCTGCTGATTCATTCTTTTCTCCTTATTCTCTGGCTGGAAGCGACCGAGCCGCCGCCATTAAATGATCTCGCATGAATCGTGCTATTCCCGGGAGCCAGAAGCATCGTCCGTTCAGACCAGTGCGCCCTGTTTGGTGCCGTTCCTGAGCAGGAGGTTAAAAGCCGTTATTCGTTATTCGTTATTCGTTATTCGTCGTTCGTGATTTGTGATTCGTCATTCGTGATTCGTAGCGAGCACACTTTCGCCTTGCCCCTTGCCCCTTGCCCCTTGCCCCTTGCCCCTTGCCTGCATTGCTCTATTAGTCTCGATGGACGATGCCGGGCTTTTGTTGCTGTTCGAAGATGAATACACAACAAAAACCGGATAGTCGGCGCGCCAGCGTACGGGAGGGTTAGAAATGAAACATCAGGACCAGGTTGTTTTTGTCACCGGTGCAGGCCAGGGCATGGGGCGCGCCGTTGTGCAGTGCTTCGCGGCCCAGGGCGCAAAGGTCGTGGCGGTGGATATTAATCTGCAGGCGGCCGAGGCCACTGCAGCAGCGGCTGAGGGTGAGGTCATCGCCATCAGTTGTGATATCGCCAACAGCGAATCGGTGCAGGGTGCCATGGCGCAGGTCAGAGAGACCTTTGGGCGGCTGGATGTGCTGGTCAATAACGCCGGTATCGGTTCCGTTGATGCGTTTCTGGATACGCCAGATGAAAACTGGGCGCGGGTCATTGGCGTCAACCTGACCGGAACCTTTTTCTGCTGCCGCGAAGGTGCGCGCCTGATGCAGGAAAACGGTGGCGGTGTGGTGATCAATGTGTCCAGCTCGGCGGTGTACTCCGGTGAAGGCCCGAGCCACTACGTTGCTTCCAAGGCGGGTGTGATGGGCTTGACCCGCAGTATGGCCCGTGAACTGGCGCCTGAGGGAATTCGCGTCAATACCCTGGTGCCAGGGCCGACCAACACGCCGATGATGGCGGACATTCCCGATGACTGGATGGGGCAGATGATCAGCGCCATACCGCTGGGGCGCATGTGCGAGCCTGAAGAAGTGGCCCGTGTCGCCTCCTTCCTCGCCAGTGAGGATGCCGGTTTCATCACCGGTCAGAATATCGCCGTGAATGGCGGCATGGTCTTCATCTGAGGTGGTTATGACTGAGCTAACACTGGAGCAGCGCATCGATCGCCTGGAGTCCACCGAGGCGATCCGCCAGCTGGCGGGCAAGTATTCGCTGTCGCTGGACATGCGTGACCTGGACGCCCATGTCGGCCTTTTTGCGCCGGATATCCGGGTGGGTCGCGACAAGGTGGGGCGCGAGCATCTCAAGGCCTGGGTCGATAGCACACTGCGCGATCAGTTCACCGGCACCTCGCATCATCTGGGGCAGCACATCATCGAGTTTATCGATCCGGATCATGCCATCGGGGTTGTGTACTCCAAGAACGAGCATGAAACCGGTGCCGAGTGGGTAATCATGCAGATGCTGTACTGGGACGACTACGAGCGTATCGATGGCCACTGGTACTTCCGCCGCCGTCTGCCGTGCTACTGGTACGCCACTGACCTGAACAAGCCGCCCATCGGTGACATGAAGATGCGCTGGCCGGGTCGCGAGCCCTACGAGGGGACCTTCCATGGTTTGTTCCGCTCCTGGAAAGCGTTCTGGAGCGAGCGTCCTGACCCGTCCCTGCTACCCGAAGTAGCGGCGCCGGCGCCGATCGACCAGTTTTTGACCCGCATGCGCGGTGACACGCCTGCCCCCAGGATACGGGTGCGCTGAGTGGCAGCCATAACTCAACCCATAGATAAGGAATGAGCGCATGAGTTCACAACTGAATCTTGAGCCTCAGGTGGCGGTGTCACGAGAGGAAACACAGCAGCGGCTGGACAGGCGTGCCCAGGCTGCAGGCCTGATCAAGCCGCAGGATCATTACACCCTGGCTGATCGGCTGGAAGAAAAAGCCGCCCGCCAGGGCGAGCACACCTTTTTGATCTACGGCGAGCAGCGTTTCAGCTATGCCGAGGTAAATGCCCGTGCCAATCAGGTGGCCCATGCGGCGCAGGCACTGGGTCTCAAGCCCGGTGACGTCTGCGCCCTGGCGATGGAAAACCGGCCAGAATTTTTCTCCACCTGGTTTGGCCTGACCAAGATCGGCGTGGTGGTGGCCTTCATCAATACCCAGGTCAGTGGCCGGCCGCTGCGGCATGCGCTTGATTCGACGCAATGCAAGGTGGCTATCGTGGGTGAGGAGTGTGCCCATAACTTCGCCCAGACGGATGGCCTGACACTGCCGCTGTGGCTGATGGCGGATGATGAAAAGCCGGCATCGGCCGAAGATCTGGCGGGTTTTGAGCGCGGCTTTTCCCGGCAGCTCGAACAGGCGCCGAACACGGCGGTGGAACCGGGGCTGCGTGCGGGCATTACCGCAGAAACACCGACATTGCTGATCTTCACCTCGGGCACGACGGGCCTGCCCAAGGCTGCGATTTACAGCCACATGCGCTGGCTCTGCTCGGGTGACGTGATGGAAGTCACCATCAATGCCACGGCGCAGGATGTATTCTACTGCTGCCTGCCGCTTTACCACGGTGCGGCGGCAACCTCGGTGACCTCCACGGCACTCAAGGCCGGGGCCGCGATCCTGGTGCGACGCAAGTTCAGCGTCAGCCGCTTCTGGCAGGATGTACGCAATAATGACGTGACTGTGTGCCAGTATATCGGCGAGATCTGTCGCTATCTGCTGAACCAGGAAGGGGACGTCGGCGCGCATCGGTTGCGCTGCATGATGGGGGCGGGCCTTACGGCCGAATCCTGGCGTCGCTGGGTCGAACGTTTTGGCGACATGGATATCTACGAGGGCTGGGGCGCGACCGAGGCCAACACCAACCTGATTAATGTCGATAATCATATTGGTTCCTGCGGCCGTGTGCCGGACTGGAACAAGACCAACTTCCGCCTGATCCGTTACGATATCGAATCCGATACCCATGTGCGCGATGCACAGGGGCGCGGTATTCAGTGTGGCCCGGGGGAGGTTGGTGAGGGCATCGGCATGATTATCAATCACCCGGACATTGGTGGCGGCCGCTTTGAGGGCTATACCTCTAAGGACGCTTCCGAGCAGAAGATCCTGCGTGATGTATTTGTCGAGGGTGATGCCTACTGGCGCTCCGGCGACCTGCTGCGCCACGACGACGAAGGCTATTTCTACTTCGTCGACCGTATTGGCGATACCTTCCGCTGGAAAAGTGAAAACGTGTCGACGCAGGAAGTGGCCAACGCGCTGGCGGATTTCAGCGGTGTCGAACTGATCAATATTTACGGTGTGCAGGTGCCTGAGCACGAGGGTCGCGCCGGCATGGCCGCCATCGTGATGCAGCCAGGGCACAGTTTTGATCCTGCCGCCTTCTACGCGCTAACGGAGCTGCGGGTGCCGCGTTACGCCGCCCCCCTGTTTGTACGGGTCAGTGCTGCCGCTGACATGACCACCACCTTCAAGCTGCGCAAGGTGGACCTGCAGCGCCAGGGCTACGACCCGGTGAACTGCCCAGATCCGCTTTATGTGCGTGATGACCGGGCCGCGACCTACAAGCCCTATTCAGCCGAGGCTCTGGCTGAGGCTGGACTGCCGCCTTTCGAGTATCAGTGATAGTGACCGGGGGAATAACATGGGATTAAGAGGAGATGCCGCGATTGTTGGCGCGGCGCAGTACAAGCCTGAGAAGTACGCCACGGCGCCACAGATGTTTCACCTGGAGCAGGTGGCCGATCTGGCCGCCCAGGCGCTGGAAGATGCCGGCCTCAAGGCCAGCGATCTGGATGGTCTGGTGATTAACGGGCCCCAGTTTCACGAAGCCTCGGTATTCGTGCCGGCCATGGCCGCCGAATACCTGGGCATCGAGGTGAATTTTGCCGAGGTTGTTGACCTGGGCGGCTGCACCTCTGTGGGCATGATCTGGCGTGCGGCGGCGGCCATCGAGCTCGGCCTGTGCAAAGCGGTGCTCTGCGTGATTCCGATGCGCATGGCACCTTTTGCACCGAATGAAGATCCGGCCTGGATGGCAAGGGCCATGCGTTTTGGCGGCCACAGTACCGCTTTTGGTGCGCCCGAGGCGGAGTTCGACCTGCCTTACGGTCACCTCGGTCAGAACACCGGCTACGCCATGATCGCCCAGCGCTATGCGGCGCAGTACGGTTACGATCAGGCGGCGATGGCCAAGATTGCCGTGGACCAGCGCACCAATGCACAGTACAACCCCGATGCGATGTTCTGTGGTAAGCCGATGGGTATCGAGGATGTGCTGGGAAGCAAGATGGTTGCTGATCCTCTGCATGTGCTTGAAATCGTCATGCCGGTGGCCGGTGGTGCCGCGGTGATTGTCACCTCAAAAGAGGTGGCGGCACGCAGCAAGAATCGGCCAGCCTTCGTCAAGGGCTTTGGCGAGCGACTGTCGTTCAAGTCACCGTCCTATGCGAAGGACATGACCGTAACGCCGCTGGCCGAGGCCGCCCGGCGCGCCTTCGCCATGGCCGGCGTCAAGCCCGGC
Proteins encoded:
- a CDS encoding alpha/beta fold hydrolase, which produces MNQQDLSLPAGQYAELTNGIRLHYLDEGTGPVVLWLHGSGPGASGFSNFKTNYPAFVEAGYRNIILDLPGFGRSDKPDDIEYRLEFFVQCLNLFLQHTGIERCTLLGNSLGGAIALGQALNYPDSVERLILMAPGGVEERETYFQMEGIQRMVEVYGQGPMGVEEMRQVMKLQLFDATQLQDSLLAERAAVAATQPANLFSTMLVPNMTERLGELRCPILGFWGSNDRFNPPAGMFKFLEHAPQARFLMLNRCGHWVQVEHTDLFNRSCLDFLTRG
- a CDS encoding SDR family NAD(P)-dependent oxidoreductase; the encoded protein is MKHQDQVVFVTGAGQGMGRAVVQCFAAQGAKVVAVDINLQAAEATAAAAEGEVIAISCDIANSESVQGAMAQVRETFGRLDVLVNNAGIGSVDAFLDTPDENWARVIGVNLTGTFFCCREGARLMQENGGGVVINVSSSAVYSGEGPSHYVASKAGVMGLTRSMARELAPEGIRVNTLVPGPTNTPMMADIPDDWMGQMISAIPLGRMCEPEEVARVASFLASEDAGFITGQNIAVNGGMVFI
- a CDS encoding nuclear transport factor 2 family protein, whose product is MTELTLEQRIDRLESTEAIRQLAGKYSLSLDMRDLDAHVGLFAPDIRVGRDKVGREHLKAWVDSTLRDQFTGTSHHLGQHIIEFIDPDHAIGVVYSKNEHETGAEWVIMQMLYWDDYERIDGHWYFRRRLPCYWYATDLNKPPIGDMKMRWPGREPYEGTFHGLFRSWKAFWSERPDPSLLPEVAAPAPIDQFLTRMRGDTPAPRIRVR
- a CDS encoding long-chain-acyl-CoA synthetase: MSSQLNLEPQVAVSREETQQRLDRRAQAAGLIKPQDHYTLADRLEEKAARQGEHTFLIYGEQRFSYAEVNARANQVAHAAQALGLKPGDVCALAMENRPEFFSTWFGLTKIGVVVAFINTQVSGRPLRHALDSTQCKVAIVGEECAHNFAQTDGLTLPLWLMADDEKPASAEDLAGFERGFSRQLEQAPNTAVEPGLRAGITAETPTLLIFTSGTTGLPKAAIYSHMRWLCSGDVMEVTINATAQDVFYCCLPLYHGAAATSVTSTALKAGAAILVRRKFSVSRFWQDVRNNDVTVCQYIGEICRYLLNQEGDVGAHRLRCMMGAGLTAESWRRWVERFGDMDIYEGWGATEANTNLINVDNHIGSCGRVPDWNKTNFRLIRYDIESDTHVRDAQGRGIQCGPGEVGEGIGMIINHPDIGGGRFEGYTSKDASEQKILRDVFVEGDAYWRSGDLLRHDDEGYFYFVDRIGDTFRWKSENVSTQEVANALADFSGVELINIYGVQVPEHEGRAGMAAIVMQPGHSFDPAAFYALTELRVPRYAAPLFVRVSAAADMTTTFKLRKVDLQRQGYDPVNCPDPLYVRDDRAATYKPYSAEALAEAGLPPFEYQ
- a CDS encoding thiolase family protein translates to MGLRGDAAIVGAAQYKPEKYATAPQMFHLEQVADLAAQALEDAGLKASDLDGLVINGPQFHEASVFVPAMAAEYLGIEVNFAEVVDLGGCTSVGMIWRAAAAIELGLCKAVLCVIPMRMAPFAPNEDPAWMARAMRFGGHSTAFGAPEAEFDLPYGHLGQNTGYAMIAQRYAAQYGYDQAAMAKIAVDQRTNAQYNPDAMFCGKPMGIEDVLGSKMVADPLHVLEIVMPVAGGAAVIVTSKEVAARSKNRPAFVKGFGERLSFKSPSYAKDMTVTPLAEAARRAFAMAGVKPGDMDAAQIYDCYTITVLLSLEDAGFCPKGEGMRFVRENDLTWKGSFPLNTHGGQLSFGQAGSAGGMSQVIEAFTQIAGKAGARQLKRCDQVFVSGTGGVMSEQGALILQGG